The genomic segment TCTATCCCCTACCCTTACCTGTTgttgtgtttggtgtgggtttatgttatgGGTGTGTGGTGATGTCTTGTTTGGTGTACTATGTCTCGCATGTTTGGTGTTATGCCTGGCATGGTTACTAGTCATCCCCTTGTCTGTCtttgcctccggaagggggcccCATTggattcccggaggggtgaacctaaaGTTTAGGagcagccttgcctggagccagCTTGCATCCGGTGTTTGCAGGAGATTCCAGGTTGTTTGGTTGTCGTTGATCCATCTTTGCTGTGCCAGGTAAGTGTTTGTTGTTCTGGTGTGTTGTTTTACCTGGTGCTTACCTGCCGTTCAGTTGCGGCTCTATCTTTCTTCCATCTGTTACTAGGCCactggagactccggttcatctGTGTCcttgaggaaccggttgtctcctattcctgacccctatgcaAGGGACCGTTAGGGTCAGCAGTatccaggttccagtgtatgagccctcccacctttagGGGGGCGCTCATatggtcaggagatcagggtaaggattagggtggcagtaggaggtgacctgcaccTTTTCCCTGTGTCCAGGCTTAGTAACAGCTCGCAtaatacggtggggagtttcccccacttccCACCGTGACAATTGGCcatgataagacaacccctttaagtatcactCATGGTATTCTGCTTTAATGTATGGCCTAATACTTACAATGAGTTATAATAAAAGGTATTAAATGTACTTTTTCTGATGGTTCCTATATACAGAAAACTATTCAGTATGTAGACGGCACTAAAGTGTACGGGTAATTCCAAGCAAGGCTGGCAATACTGTATCGGTTGGATTATCCATTGATGTGACAGCAAAATTATGATTAATCTTTCTACTATTATTGAAACTAGCagtaaaagtcattttaaggccaAAATTATCATGCATCGTTTCAAATTATCCAGTTCTTACCTGTGGTAGCTGGTTGGCTGGTTTGGTGAGAATTCCTCCAACATAGACAACATGAGGGAGAGTAGGTCTCGGAAATTCCAGGGCAACATCTGTGCAAAGCATCCAAAGAGAGGATCCTTGTACCAACTCATACATGGATCTTGCAGGCAGAATGTTGTGCTTACTCATTATTTTATCGTATTTTGGTAAGACAATAAAATTTATTCCAAATCGAGAAACTAAATAAACTATTGTATTCTTTATTCTTTCCAGTAAGCCCATGCGATCAGTGAGGAGTGAGTTGAACTCTGGGACATACGATAAGGGTGCGGGGGCACCAACCTCAACAGGGAACCATAGTCCAGTAGAAAATACAACATATTTTATATCCAAAATATTGGCTATGACAAATCCACACATTTCATTTGGGTCGACAATCACCATGtcatagttttctttttttaaacgatTCATCAGCTCTTGGTTTCCCACCATTATATCACAATTTCTCGAATAATGATCCAGAATGTCAAACATTTCTAATGCTGTGAACCTCCCAGAAAATATATTCTTCATCTTAGACTGGAGAAATTGATCAGATGTGGTGCTGTTAAATATCCCTGGATAGCGTTGAACTTGATAATGACTCGATGGTGGTATGTCCCTTCCTTCTGAAATCAGGAAGACAGATTCATGGCCTTTGTCATGTAGTGCAGTGGCCACCGTCTTGAATATATACAGGTGACTTTCAAACAATACTGGCGGAACAATGATAATTTTGGCGGCCTTTCCTATTGCAAAAGTGAACCACAAGAGTAGAGTAACAGATGCAGTAGACTTCATGGCTGTTGTCAAAAAGAGAGACAATGTAAGCAAAACAATAATCAATTTAGAATTATATTCTGTACTGATGGAAATTTTACAGAGAAGTACCAAGCACAAATTACTAAAACAGTTTGGTCAGTAGCTCCTAGATCTAGGGCAACCTTGTAATAAACGATGACATGCAGGTTCAGACTGGGGTTCCTGGGGCCCACCAAAGGAAATTATTCTtagagcccaaaccctatatcatcaataaagtctaatagatcTTGATTTAAAGAAATAGTCCCTAGTGGCAAGTTATTGTCTCCAAAGGCAGGTCCAAATGCTTTTGCCTTCTGGATCTTTGGGGTTTAATATGGTGTCAAAgcctgggcccaccggaggatcctctggtactttgGTAGGCCAGTTCAACACTGATGTCATGTACAGTAGATGGCATAATTTGCCATACAGCCTAGGCTGTAATGATTAAAAATGGCTGTTATTTGAGATTTCACACTGCACACTCACAACTCCTTTGTGGAATGCACAGTAGTTACCAACTACAGTTTCAGTTGATCCTCATGGACTCTGTGTCCTTTAACCGCCAGTGTGCATGCACCAGTCCCAAAATATGAATGAAGTCTACCAGTTATACAGACCTAAAGGCCTGAACATCCAAGACATCTCTGCTATTCAGCAAATGGTATACATCGCTCCAATAACCTTCTGGGGATGGAATATATAAATCAGTAATATAGGACAGTGTGAACTTCTAAGTGGTCAGTGGAGCATTATTgccaaatattttattattaagaACACTTTGAACGTGAATTTTTGAACATTACTTGGTAACACCAATGTTGACCAACATAAATAATACAGAATTAACTATCAATTGTTGTTAATTTTATTATAACTGTGTTAGACTTATCGTTTTTAATCTATTGAACAATTTTATGGGCAGATGAGATTTTACCCTAATGgtgaagccttaaaggggttgtctcacttcagcaaatagcattaattatgtatagaaagttaatacaaggcaatcactaatgtattgtgattgtcaatattgcctcctttgctggctggattcatttttccatcacattatgcactgctcatttccagggcttatgaccaccctgcaatccatcagtggtggccgtgcttgcatactGTAGGAAAAggagctggcctctctggtggccgggact from the Bufo bufo chromosome 2, aBufBuf1.1, whole genome shotgun sequence genome contains:
- the UGT8 gene encoding 2-hydroxyacylsphingosine 1-beta-galactosyltransferase, whose product is MKSTASVTLLLWFTFAIGKAAKIIIVPPVLFESHLYIFKTVATALHDKGHESVFLISEGRDIPPSSHYQVQRYPGIFNSTTSDQFLQSKMKNIFSGRFTALEMFDILDHYSRNCDIMVGNQELMNRLKKENYDMVIVDPNEMCGFVIANILDIKYVVFSTGLWFPVEVGAPAPLSYVPEFNSLLTDRMGLLERIKNTIVYLVSRFGINFIVLPKYDKIMSKHNILPARSMYELVQGSSLWMLCTDVALEFPRPTLPHVVYVGGILTKPANQLPQDFQTLVDNVDEHGFVLVSFGAGVKFLSEDIAEKLAGALAKLHQKVIWRFTGPKPRNLGNNTKLVEWLPQNDLLGHLKIKTFLSHGGLNGIFEAMYHGVPVVGIPLFGDHYDTMTRVQAKGMGICLDWSRMTTESLYESLSDVIHNPSYRQQAQKLSRIHKDQTGHPVTRAAFWIDYVLRHNGANHLRAATYGVSIVQYFLVDIVFLTVIVVISVWYVLSKIRKYLWKSKVTDHITTNGFYHNGLSNGKHKKNNHIKHKEKVK